Proteins from a genomic interval of Actinoalloteichus hymeniacidonis:
- the mctP gene encoding monocarboxylate uptake permease MctP, with protein MNDLHWVELIIFTALFLGVTVMGFLAARWKSGATMDHLDEWGLGGRKFGSWITWFLIGGDLYTAYTFVAVPALLFSAGALGFYALPYTIIAFPLALLPLVRMWSVSRVRGYVTPADFVRGRYDSPLLALLIALTGLLATMPYIALQLVGLEAVLRTMGLNGGGFLGHLPLLIAFVILAVYTYQSGLRAPALIAFVKDSLIYIVVIIAVIYLPIQLGGWGSIFESAGAALAEPGPTGDARGSLLLGPNNQLQYATLALGSALALFLYPHALTGVLAAKSGKVVRRNMVALPAYSLMLGLLLLLGYAAVATGAQPEMNAATGRPDANTVIPVLFSEQFPSWFTGLAFAAIGIGALVPAAIMSIAAANLWTRNVYKEYLRRDATPAQETRQAKLASLVVKFGALGFIVFVDPQFSIDLQLIGGVIILQTLPAVAIALYTRWFHRWALIAGWATGMIWGFLMLYSIPNPVSGREHFGGSALQLGELSVFGWYPFAGSEVQIFVGFVALAANLLVATLVTLVCNRFKVPVGSDHTEPADYLAEEAKGATGSTASQRLPASE; from the coding sequence TGGATCACCTGGTTCCTGATCGGTGGCGACCTCTACACCGCCTACACCTTCGTCGCGGTGCCCGCATTGCTGTTCAGCGCGGGCGCTCTCGGTTTCTACGCGCTGCCCTACACGATCATCGCCTTCCCGCTGGCATTGCTGCCGCTGGTCCGGATGTGGAGTGTCTCCCGGGTTCGCGGCTATGTGACCCCGGCCGACTTCGTGCGCGGTCGCTATGACTCACCGCTGCTGGCCTTATTGATCGCCCTGACGGGTCTGCTGGCGACGATGCCCTACATCGCGCTGCAGCTGGTCGGGCTGGAGGCGGTGCTGCGCACCATGGGCCTCAACGGCGGTGGCTTCCTGGGCCACCTTCCACTGTTGATCGCCTTCGTGATCCTGGCCGTCTACACCTATCAATCGGGTCTGCGGGCGCCCGCGCTGATCGCGTTCGTCAAGGACAGCCTGATCTACATCGTGGTGATCATCGCCGTCATCTACCTGCCGATCCAGCTGGGCGGCTGGGGATCCATCTTCGAGTCGGCAGGCGCCGCGCTGGCCGAGCCCGGCCCCACCGGCGACGCCCGAGGCTCGCTGTTGCTCGGCCCGAACAACCAGTTGCAGTACGCAACACTCGCCCTGGGCTCGGCCCTGGCGCTGTTCCTCTATCCCCACGCACTGACCGGGGTGCTCGCCGCCAAGAGCGGCAAGGTGGTGCGACGCAACATGGTCGCGCTGCCCGCCTACTCGCTGATGCTGGGTCTGCTGTTGCTGCTGGGCTATGCGGCGGTGGCCACCGGCGCGCAGCCGGAGATGAACGCCGCCACCGGACGGCCGGATGCGAACACGGTGATCCCGGTGTTGTTCTCCGAGCAGTTCCCGAGCTGGTTCACCGGCTTGGCGTTCGCGGCGATCGGCATCGGCGCCCTGGTCCCCGCCGCCATCATGTCCATCGCAGCGGCGAATCTGTGGACCCGCAACGTCTACAAGGAGTACCTGCGCCGCGATGCCACTCCCGCGCAGGAGACCCGGCAGGCCAAGCTCGCCTCGCTGGTCGTGAAGTTCGGCGCGCTCGGGTTCATCGTCTTCGTCGACCCGCAGTTCTCCATCGACCTACAGCTCATCGGTGGCGTGATCATCCTGCAGACGCTGCCCGCGGTGGCGATTGCGCTCTACACCAGGTGGTTCCATCGCTGGGCGTTGATCGCGGGTTGGGCGACCGGCATGATCTGGGGCTTCCTGATGCTGTACTCGATCCCCAACCCGGTCAGCGGCCGCGAGCACTTCGGCGGTTCGGCACTGCAGCTCGGCGAGTTGTCCGTGTTCGGCTGGTACCCGTTCGCGGGTTCCGAGGTGCAGATCTTCGTCGGCTTCGTCGCGCTGGCCGCCAATCTGCTGGTCGCCACGCTGGTCACCCTGGTGTGCAACCGGTTCAAGGTCCCGGTTGGTTCGGATCACACGGAGCCCGCCGACTACCTGGCGGAGGAGGCGAAGGGCGCCACCGGGAGCACGGCTTCACAACGGCTTCCCGCCTCGGAATGA